The Punica granatum isolate Tunisia-2019 chromosome 4, ASM765513v2, whole genome shotgun sequence sequence TATGTCCACTATTTGAACGAAGTTAATATATCTTGTACTAGAGTTATCGAAAAACTTTCAGTGTTCAATAACGAAGTTCAACATGTGATAGCCGTCGCTATTTCCCCTATCTAAACTAGCGTTAACATGTAATACCCATCGCTATGTCCCCTGTTTGAACGAAGTTAATACATCTTGTACTAGAGTTATCGAAAAACTTTCAATGTTCGACAACGCAGTTCAACATGTGATAGCCATTGCTATTTCCCCTATCTGAACTCTGTTATCACATCTTGTACTAgagttatcaaaaaaatttcaattttcgatAACTTCAATTCAACATGTGGTAACCGTCTCTAATTTCCATATATGAACTAGGTTATCACATCTTGTACAAGTGTTATTGAAAGACTCTTacgggccgtttggattcggagttaaagtcacgaaactttaactttgattttaactgaggaagaagacaaaaaaagTTTATTACCGTTGTGGGCCACCCTTCATCTGTCCCCTTGACTTTCAGGGTTATTGGCAAAATGAGAACCCCCCCCCTTTGCAACCTTCTTCCCCTGCGACACAACGCCGGCCCccctccttcttcctcctctgctCGACATCTCAAGGTTTGCGAGTCGAATCTGTTCTACCCCACATTGCTTGTCCTCTGCGAGAAAGAGTAGCCGCTAGACCTACCTCTAAAGCTTCGCGTCGGCAGTGCATCAGTTGCAGTATTACGAACTTAGCCGGTCCCCTACCAGTTCTTTCTCTTCTTAAGAAGTGCCTGAGCTCACTTCCAACTTCCACATCGACATTATAGGTAATTTCTGCGACCTATTTCATGTCCAATTTGAATTGTATCGTTGAATTCCTGGTTAGGGTTTCCTTTATGTCAATGCCGTTACTGAGGGTCGAAGCATTCTTCGATTTTTTAGTGAATTTCCGTTGGATTGTGTTCTGTATTTCCGTTGATTGGTGAATTTGTTGGACCAATTTCATGTCACTTTGTCTTTATTACCGCCGTTGGTTGCTTAACACAGGACCCCTGCTGTGCAGTATTGCAGTTGTTCGATGAAATGTATGTGAGAAAGTGTTTAATCGAAACTTGTTATAACTCTCGGATGGTTCAGTTCGTTTGTTTTTTGTTGTACTCCGATTTCACTTCTCTTGATCTGTGTGAGCAGTACAGTATGCCCTGTGTTTCTTGGCAGCTGTGTTTCGCTGATCTGTACTGCAGTTGTTCGATGGCAATATTACGTGAGAAAGTTTTTGATCGAAACTTGTTATAACTCTCGGATGGTTCAGTTCGTTTGTTTTTTGTTGTACTCCGATTTGCACTTCGCTTGTTGTATGAGCAGTACAGTATGACCTGTGTTTCTTGGCAGCTGTGTTTCGCTGATCTGTACTGCAGTTGTTCGATGGCAATATTACGTGAGAAAGTTTATGATCGAAACTTGTTATAACTCTCGGATGATTCAGTTCATTTGTTTTTTGCTGTACTCCGATTTGCACTTCGCTTGTTGTATGAGCAGTATAGTATGACCTGTGTTTCTTGGCAGCTGTGTTTCGCTGATCCTAGACTTAGGTACCGTTATGTATTTGCATTTGCCATACTGCGATTATCACGAGTTTACTGCTCAACCATTGTGGACTCCCTTCTTGGCAAGCTGCGTGTGAATCTTTCACGGCTGCATTGGACTTATATTTGTTAAAATCAGTTCGTGGTTTCATAATGGTAGTTACGTGCGTGGCTTTGTAAGTTTTTGCTGCAGCATTTAGACAGAGATGGCCCCCAAGGGTGATGGCATACTTGAGTGGACAGATGCATTGGAGAGTGCATTCATTGACGTGTTGCTCGAGAAGTTCACAAGGACGCATACTACATCTTGGAAAGGAAAGGATTGGGAACAAATGAATAAGGAGCTAGAAGAGCAATTTCCAAGCACTACTCTCGGCAGCAAGAAGTTGCAGCAGAAGCTTCGCAGGCTGCGGACCCAATACACGTAGTTCACTGAGCTTGTTGCGCACACTGGTGTCGGTTGGGATGAGACAACCAACACCGTAAAGGCCAGTGCTAATGTGTGGGACAAATTTATTAAGGTATAGTAATAATAACCTGTGTTTCTTGCTCTTTCCAATTTGTATGTTTTCACTGGAAGTTGTTACTGCGCAActgttcatttttatttacatgcaGAAAAACAGTGGGTACAAGAGTTTCCAAGTCAAAGGCTGCAAGCATTACAACTCATTAAATGAGTTGTTCAGATCTAAAACAGCAACAGGTGCGTTACGTATTTCATCTGCAGAACCACCAAAGAGCCCAACAACTTATGCATGCATGGAAGAGGACTTCCTAGCAGCAGCGACAAGTCGGGGAAAAGAACCAATCAATCTTGAAGAAGGCTCCGGCGATAGTGATGACCCGATCCATGCGGTTACCGAACCTGTTGTTACAGCGTCCCGTCGTCAAGTGCGTAGAAGGAGTTCCAACGCTGACTCCCGATTGTAGGAGTGCCTCAACATGTTGAAGTGCAATATGAGTAGgagggagaaggagagaaATTGTACCCCTCCGACATCGAAGAGAAGTAAATCAGTGACGAGCCTCGAGAAACCAGCTGCGGGTTCTATCGAGGAGTCAATGGCTGTACTGAATGAATTGCGTCCACAACTATCCATTGAAGAGTACCTCGTGGCCAGTGACTGTCTATCCAAGGATGAGCAGACAAGGCGTATGTTCATGTGCTTTCTCGATGATGCAAGGCTTCCATGGGTTCGTCGCCTTGTTGCCCCTTGAGCGGGCATGATGCATCCTCTACTCTGTCATAATTTCGTATTGTTTAAATGTTATGACATTAACTAAACACTTCCCTTTTATATTTGTTGTGTGTGCAAGTACGTTGCTTTGATTGTTTGCCTTGGTTATATGTGAATGCTGTGCTATTTGTCTATTTTGTTTGTGCACTAGTCTTGCATTCGTATACAGTGTTTGAAACTTGTTTCGTTTCACCTTATAAATCCAAATTACGTAGTTGATGCCATATTGTTTGTCACTATAGTCTGCTGAGCAAAAGGGAACGCACGATGCCAAGACATGGTAATTCACGGCGAAATGAAACTCAACCAAGTTATGAAGAAGATTACGACAATGAGCTTACGTGGATTTATCTGGCCCTTGAGAATGCAGCGGCCGAACAACATGTCCCGCGCAACATTCCTTGTAGAACCTCAACGCTACAAGGTAGACATTACATAGAGGAAGTTCTTCCCAATGACACAAGGTGTTTCGAGAATTTCAGGATGAACCCTCACGTATTTCATAACTTGTGCGATACGCTAAGGGCAAACTGTGGAATCAGAAATACCAGGAAAGGTACAACCGTCGAGGAAATGGTCGGCATGTTCTTAATGGTTGTTGCACATAGTACGCGATTGTTTGTGGTTGCCGAACGCTTTCAGCATTCTAAGGAGACGGTGTCACGGCTCATCAAGGTAATAGTTAGAGGAATTCATTCATTGCCACCAACGTACATAAGACGGAGGAACGTTGACGTGCAGCTTGAAATTCAGAGATGCCGAAAATGGTACCCATTCTTTAAGGTATTTTTCATACATCTGAGATATTAATTTGGCAGTtaatttttccaattaatttgtaattcgTATTCTTTCCATTATTCTCGTAGAATTGCATTGGAGCAATCGATGGAACACACGTGGCGGCTACTATTCCTTCATCGGTGAGAGGCGCGTATCGCGATCGAAATAACGAGATTATGCAAAATATTCTCGCCGCTTGTTCGCATGACATGATGTTCACACATGTCGTGACTGGATGGGAGGGTTCGGCTCACGACTCAAGAATTTTGTCCGATGCCGCTACATTGCAGACATTCCCCGCTCCATATGGTGGTAAGTTCTTACTCATATCGCATGTTTTCTTGTCAATTGCGTATGTATTTCCATAATTACATTTTACAACTCTTATATATTAgatctatatttataatattgcagaacaatattatgtagTTGATGCGAGATACCCCAATATTCCCGGTTATATGGCTCCTTACAAAGGGCAGAGGTACCACCGCAGTGACTTTAATGACGACACCCCACCAACGACGAAGAAAGAGTTATTCAATCAGCGGCACGCATCCGTTCGTAATGTTATCGAGCGGTGTTTTGGGGTGCTGAAGAGCAGATTTGCCATACTGCGGTCAATATCAAATTACCGCCCGGTTTGCCAAGGACAAATTACTCTTGCATGCTTCGTATTGCATAATTTCATTCGGCTTAATAATTATCACGACAGATTATTCGCAGagcatggaaatgcatggcAATATTACAATGAATTCCGAAATCCTCCTCATCTAATTGGAGATCGAGTTGACGTAAACATGAGAAGCAAGAAAATGGATGCATTACGTAACCGTATGGCAGATGCAATATGGCAAGCGGAAACAAGATGAAGTcggtaataaataaaatgaatggatGTAGTAGATAACTGTTTATAATGAGATTGTGTGTTTGAATAagatatggggcccaccagtttgacttttcaaatgtgtgttttgttgtgtagtgtagagttaaagttaaagttaaaatcatggtTATTTTAACCCACTATCCAAACGGGGCCTTCGTTGACTCAGTTCAATATATGATAACCACCGTTATTTCCCCTATCTGAACTAGATTATCACATCTTGTATTAGAGTTATCgaaaaattctcaattttcGATAACCTCAGTTCAACTTGTGATAACCGTCGGTATTTTCCATATTTGAACTAGGTTATCGCATCTTGTATTAGAGTTATAGAAAAACTTTCTATTTTCGATAACATTTACTCAAAATGTGATAACCGTAGCGATTTCCCCTTCTAGACTAGGTTTTCACATCTTGTGCTAGAGTTAAcagaaacttttaattttcaataatcaCATTTCACCATCTAATAACTTGCTTGCTTAATTTGAACTAAGTTACCACATCTTGTACCGagttattgaaaaaaaaaattatttttgataatatcAGTTCAAATTGTGATACCTTGCCTTGAACTACGTTACCTCATTTTAAACATGGGTTATCGAAAAACTTTTGATTCTGGATAACGTTAGTATAAAATGTGATAAGTTCACATGTTTTAACTAAGTTACCACATCTTGTATTGATGTTATCGCAAATCTTTGGAATTATGATAACACTGGAAGGAAATTTGATAATCAGACCAATTTCAACTAAGTTACCACTTCTTGTACTTGTGTTACAGAAAACAATCGATTTTCGATAGAACTAGTACAAATTGTGATAAGTTCACCAATTTTAACGAAGTTACCACATCCTGTACTGGTGTTATTAGAAAACTTTCGAGTTTCaataatttcaattcaaaaaatgaTAAGTTAACCAAGTTGAAGTAATTTACCACTTCTTGTACCGTTTTTATTGGAAAACTTTCGATTTTGCTATAACACCAATACAAAATGTTTATAAGTTCATCAATTTTAACTAAGTTAATATATCTTGTATTGGTGTTATTGCAAATTTTAATGCTATGGTAACTGTTACTCAACGTGTGATAACCATACAATTTTCGATATCCTAATATATAAAACCTATTCatgttacttttttttaatgcaacataagaaaatttaaatttttacattatttatttttgttattccctttaaaaaaacatttatttttatttttatatcattcttttcatattttattcaaaAGCTAAAAGGAAAACAATTTTGTAGTTGACCGGGTGTACCAGTCAATCGGTTACCCCACCTAAAGGAACCATTCCACCAGCGGAATGGTAGAAATGcccatgttttgttttgccaGGTGCCAACTTATAACCTCAAAGACATAAAGAAATTGAAttgttctttcctttttcttttttttcttttcttttatttttttatttttttataataataataattaagctCAGAAAAAATTCAGCTCATTCCTACTGCAAAAGAAAAGTAATATGATAAATCTACAAAAGCAGAGTTATTCAACTCTTTTAACGGGTATAATTATAGTTAGTTTATCGAGTTTATGTTAGTTTGAGTAGGCTTTTAGTTTGTTTTTCATTCATTAGCATTGTTATAGGTTTTAGGAGTTTTTATTagctttttgtttttctttaggTGATTTTTGGAGTTAGTTCATTAAGTGATCTTTTGCAGCCTCTTGCATATGGATAGAAAGCTTATCGAGTTAGAAAAGAAATGGTTCAAACGATTCATGGTTTGGGGTTTGGAGTTTGGATGAGGAAGATTAGACAAGTTAAAATTCGGTGCGTGGTGTTATTTTATTGACTCGGGAGGGCCCAAGCCGCGGATTTGGAGGCCTAGGCCATTCGTGACCTATTCACCCAACCAAAATTTGTCTTTATATTTTGCATGGGTCCCGAAAATATttgcaaaagaaaataaagatggagatattttgatttatttgaaTTAATATTGTTGGGTCTTATGAAAGATATTCCTTCATActtaaaataggaaattgaatttcaattattaGGAAATTAAATTTGGGTGAGAAACTTAAATATTCCTTTGCTGTCTTTCTCCCTATAAAAGGCAGCAGAGGAGAAAGCATACATTTAAGGGAGATTTTATTTGGTTTTTGGGTTCTTGTGGCACGATCGTGTCATTTTTATCTTAAACTCTTATTAATTTCTCTTCAATTTCAATGTTTATGTTGAATTCTTGGATTTGTTCTTCATTCCTTATGGGCTAATTTCATATTCCACGATTACAATTGAACCTGTATGTAgttaatttgattattttcttatgATCTAATGAGTTTTTGATTCTAATCTATTTAATCTATTTCATTGATTGATGCTTGCGATTGTCTGATCACCAATTGTATTAATCCCAATCGTCTAGATGAACTCAAAAGGAGAATTCTAGATATAAACTAGGGGTAGACTATCCCAAGATCGGCTTTGATAGATCGTTTCGAGGGTAGATTTGGGTTTACAGTTGATTTGTGGGTATGATAGAAATAATACCTATTCACCATAGGTAGTTGAAGGGTTGGTTGTTAATGAACTTGCATTAATTTGATAACCATAGAAATATAGGGGATCGGTTAGTGCGaatattttcttgaataaTTTGAAAGAACATTAAGGATAGTTAAGAACCTAGGTTAGTAGAGAGGATTTTAAACCAATTAGAATATAGAGAGTATCTCGAGTTAGCTAAGTGTTAGGGGAAATTGTAATTCTAGGCCATCTCTACCAATTGATAAGTAATTATTcttgatttgtttttttttttattttaatcaatcaattttcGATTTGCTTGACTTCGATTAAGTCGTGAATTTCGATTGCTAGTAAAGTTTTAGGTCAAGTTCTCGTGGGAATGATACTCTTTATTCATCATTTTATTACTTGTCACGGCTCGTGCACTTGCAGGATTTAAAAACTGTCGAACACTACATCACATCCTTTATGGTAGGTCCATAGACGAATTGTAGCTGAGATGTCACGCGACCCATCACTATTTGCGGTACATGAACTTTTCGCAGTTGGCACGATATCGATTTCTTTTAGCTGTATCCTCGCTTGAGAGACGGTTATTTTGGATGGAAACGAGTTTGACAAATATCGAGGTTATTCGTTTCTTAAGATATAAATCTTAGATCTTCTTGATACTTTAATTTCCTGAAAACAGTTACAAATCTCTCGCTATAGGCTATAGCTATATTACCATTTGAGCAGTGATTATGCCACTGGAGACTTTTCTTTTACTCATTAGGCCCATGGGCCTTAGGCCCATAAACACCCTGTATCTCAGCCCAACTCCCTTCCCGCCGCCACAATGACATGTTTGAGAGTCCAGTCAGTCAGTCAGCCGCGCGTCGACGACACTCATCGGAGACCTCCGAACCACCACCGCGCTCATGAGCTGAGCAACCGCTCTCAGCTCCCAACTCCCTTCCCGCCGCCACAATGACATGTTTGAGAGTTCAGTCAGTCAGTCAGCCGCGCGTCGAGCCGACGACACTCATCGGAGACCTCCGAACCACCACCGCGCTCGTGAGCTGAGCAACCGCTCTcagctccctctctctttctgtctctctctctctaaactGCCCGCCTCACGGCATCCCAACTCTCGCTTCCTCCATTTCTCGCTGACATGAAACCCCACAACCTCAAGCTCCTTGCCTCCCAAAACCTCAAGTCCCTCTTACCAGGAGCCCACCGCCGCCGGCAGTTCTCCCCCCAGTTCTCTTCCTCCGCCTCACAGCTCGAAACCCAAGGCCTGGCCAACGAGATCACTCCCAAGGTGCTCCTGAGCTCGGTCCGGTCCTCTCAGTGGCATTTCATCGAACAGCTCGCGCCACAGCTCACTCCCTCCCTCATCTCCACCACCCTCTCGTGCCTCCACAAGACCCCCGAGCTCGCGCTCGACTTTCTATCCCGCATCAACCCCCAATGCCTCCCGGATGCCAAGACTCTCTGCCTTGGCGCAGCAATAGCCTCCCGCATCCCGTCCCCGAAGCCAGCATTGCAACTCCTGAACCGGATCGTTAGCAGCAGTGCTCTCCCGGTGAAAGAAGTATTCGACGAGCTGGCGGTGTGCCATGCTCAATTGGGCTCGAAAAGTAGCATCGTCTTCGATTTTCTTATACGGGCTTGCTGCGACCTGAAGAGGGCTGATGAGGCAATGGAGTGCTTCTACATGATGAAAGAGAAGGGCTTCTTGCCCAAGATTGAGACTTGCAACAGTCTGCTCAGTTTGTTCCTTAGGTTGAATAGGACTGGGTCGGCGTGGGTTCTGTATGCTGAGATGTTCCGGTTGAGGATTGGTTCGACCGTCTATACTTACAATATAATGATCAATGTGCTGTGCAAGGAGGGGAAGTTGAAGAAGGCCAAAGAGTTTGTCGGTACCATGGAGTGTTTGGGCATTAAGCCCAACGTTGTCACGTATAATACACTTATCCACGGGTATTGCGTGAACAGGAGGGTCGAAGGAGCTCTGTTGATTTTTAATACAATGAAGTGTAAACGGATTGAACCTGATGCATATTCATTTGGATCAATTATTGCCGGGATGTGCAAGGTGGGAAGGCTTGAGGAGGCGTCAGGCTTTCTCGGTAAAATGTTTGAAGCTGAGTTGATTCCTACTGCTGTGACATATAATGCCTTGATTGATGGGTATTGTAATAAAGGCGACCTGCAGACAGCTTTTAGATATCGGGATGAGATGGTGAAGAAGGGCATCAAACCGACTGCTTCTACCTTCAATTTATTGATCCATGCCATATTCATGGAAGGAAAAATGAGCGAAGCTGATAATCTGATAAAGGAGATGGAAGAACAGGGGGTGCTCCCTGATGCCATCACATATAATATCTTGATCAATGGGTACTGCAGGTGTGGGAATGCATCGAAAGCCTTTAAGCTCCGAGACGAGATGTTAGGCAAAGGAATTCAGCCCACGCGAGTAACTTATACATCCCTTATTTACGTTTTGGGAAAACGTGACAGAATGAAAGAAGCCGATGAATTGTTCAAGAGAGTTAGAAAAGATGGAATTGCCCCTGATCTTGTGATGTTTAATGCTCTAATTGATGGCCATTGTGCCACCGGAGGAGTGGAGCGAGCTTTCTCACTTTTGGAGGAGATGGACGAGATGAAGATTTCTCCTGATGAAGTGACCTACAATACCCTTATGCAAGGACTCTGCAGGGACGGGAAAGTTGAGGAAGCTCGTGGGCTTATTGATGTGATGAAGGGAAGGGGAATAAAGCCTGATTTTGTCAGTTACAACACCCTTATAAGTGCTTATAGCAAGCGAGGAGATATGAAGGAAGCCTTCAGAACTCGGGATGAGATGTTGAATATCGGCTTCAATCCCACACTACTCACTTACAATGCACTGATTCAAGGACTGTGCAAGAGTGGTGAAGGGGTTCGTGCTGAGGAGCTCCTAAAGGAAATGGTTAGCAAAGAGATTACTCCCAATGACAGCACCTACATTTCGTTGATAGAGGGAATGAAGCAAGATGATGACACTGAAGGGAACAGCTGATCGTATTTATATGCTCGTGAGCTGTTACGTAATCTGATGAGAACGATTCAGACAGATTCGTACATGTTCTGTTTGTGAGCTGAATCGCACTACTTCAGAGTCCAACTATATCACGGTGGAGCTATAATCCATCATGAATTTGCAAGGTGTACTCTGACCCTTCACATATTCTATCTGGAGATATATTTACCGGTTAGATGGCAACTAGTTATTCAGAATTGTGATAATGCTGTATAATCTGCATAAGTTGATAGAAACAAAAATGCCGTGTTATAATTGTGTTCTATAAATCATAGTAGTCCGAATTTTCTTTTGCATGTGTGTTTTTGAGATATCTCTTAATCAAATATTGACTATTCTCGTCATTCTGTGAACATTAGCACCAGAAAGCAAGAGAAGAAAGGGAGATTGAAAACCGAAAATCGCGAACTGTGgtccttctttcttctttttatgcaAAGAAAGCTTTTAGCCTAGGATAATACTTGGAATATGCCTGTGTACCACGATTAAAGAACTCTTTGATTTATATGGTCCCTGGGTTCCATTAGTGCCAGTGGAGCCACCTCCCCTTTCCACTAATATCAGGATAGTGCAATTACTTTCCCGTGAAAGTAGTATCTTCTGCATAGAGGAACACTCTTTCAAGCCATCGAAGAGTCTAAAATCTGATCTTTGACGGGCAACAGCTGCATCATCGTCCATCGACTTTTGGACAGTTGCGTGAATCACCATGTTCCTTTTGAGCCGCAGCAGCATTTCATTTTCGGGAGCAACTTGGTTTACCAAAAACACCAGGATACATTTGTGGAATTACATGCAGCATGCACCCATCAATCATCTCGACAGTGTCCCACGCTGTTCTGCTCTTGCTTATAAGAATCCTCTGCAAGCCACAAGTGCTCCCGAGGCCTGGAACTCGTCAATGTTCATAGAATTGCTTCAGACTCTCTAGATTTTTGATGGGAACTTTTGTGGGACATTTAATCCCGGGGTTTGCCGTAGCACTTCTCGGTCTATGGCACATTCTCAACATGGCCCAAGCCTTCTTCCACAAAGGCCCTGATAACTTCAAGGCAAGATTCTCATACCCCTTGAATATCCCCTTCCTCAATCTGCGGAACCTCGATCTTGTCCTCATCCTATCCTTATCCATCCTCGCGATCATCACCCAAGTCCTGGACTTCCCGATTGTCAAGTTGGAATTTAGGCTCGATAACTTCGAGCATGCGACTATGTTCCTTCACCTTCTAGTGTATTCAGGATACGCCCTCTTCGCAGAACTGACCCAGACAGCAGAGAGTCTCTATGGGGTTATCGCAGTTCTTGCAAGTTCAGTGTTTGGCCAAGAGCTCTTCCTCCTCCACTTCCACTCGACTGATCACGTCGGGATTGAAGGGCAATATCACTGGCTCCTGCAGCTCATTGTACTAGTCTCATTCCTCTCGGCTATAACTGTAACTCTATCCCCCACAAGCTTTCCCGCCTCTCTCGTCCTTGCAGTCTCCGTGGTCTTCCAAGGGCTTTGGTTCATAAACATGGGATTCATGCTGTGGGTCCCCAAGCTGGTCCCAAACGGCTGTGCCCTACATTTAGGCCTGCCTGCGCATCACGGGGAGCCAACTGTTGTCTGTGCATCCAAGGATGCAGACTCGAGGGCGCGGGCCCTTGCCAACTTGCAGTTCAGTTGGATACTATCTACTGTGCTGGTGCTCACTGGGATCCTCTGCCTGAAGCTAGCCAGCAGCAAGGGAACTACTGGAAAAAGGTCAGCCGAGTATCAAAAGCTTCAGAACGGGAGCGGAGGAGATTTGGGTCTGACCCTATCAATCAGGAGCTTCAAACCAGATCACTCCTTGGGCGTATAGGATCAACCGATAATTAGACTCCTTGGGGAGGAACTACTGATCAAGGTTTGGGATAATTATCCGATATTATGTCAGAACCTACTACGCGAATAAAGCGTGTTTGCCCTCGGTTGTAATTACACTCATGCTCCGACCATGAATCCGTGATAGTTCCTATGTAAGACCCATTTATCGGGATATAGTGTGACAGCAATATTAGGTGCTTGATCGACCGTTACCCGGTTTGAGCTGCTTCCCAGTacatttaagttttttttactGAAATAATCGTAATCGATTTCGGAGAACTTGCAATCGAGTTTGTTGACTGACATATCCAGAAACAATAGGTTCTACATTTATATCAAACAACAAAAGAAGAACAGACGATCTTCTGAATCAAAGAAACAGAACCCAACTGAAAGCAGCAGTTGATGTGGGGGGAATCAATCTCTTATTCAGCCTCTTCAACGGAAGCTTCAATCCTGAGGAGCACGAACCCTACTGCTACCCCGATAAGCACGAGCCCGTTCATTATGGCAGCGATCCTGAAGATTTCCCCAGCAGCATTGCAGGTCGAGCCCAGAGCCCCACCCTTGCCCGCCTTGCCGTAGGATGACCTCAGCGAGCTCACGAAGTTGGCGAACGATTGCTGGGTGGATACCGAGACCCCCAGGGAGGCCACGCAGTTGTGGGCCTTAAGCCCACCGAACGAGTTCAGCCCGCCGATGTGGCGGACCACCCGGGCCTTGGGCATCCGGGTGGCAGTGAAGGCCGTGGCTGAGGCTGTCattgctgctgctgccgccATCTTCGGCTCCGACCCACGACCTGTGATATCATCATCACAACAGGAAATAAGACACACAATGGGTAGGTAATAATTACGATATTATTGCACTTAATGCTGACACGAATCGATGATGAAGAACATATAATACACTCAATCGACATCATTCGACGGGAAAGAATCACTGGGTGGTGTTAAGATTTAGTGCTATCCTGACCTGGTTGAGGTGATCCTGGGAGAGCTGTTGAGTTGAGGGAGTTCTGATGGAAAAATGATTGGGttagggaaaaggaaaatggaaaGTTAAGGAAAGAAGAGGATAAGGTGGGGAGAGGAGCGTATGGTTGGCTGGAGAACAGATGGGATGTGCTCGATTCGTAAAGGAGAAGGGTGACTATGGTGGGCTTAGTGGAACAAAGAAAAGAACTTGGACCACACAATTTATAACATGAcccaaaaagataaataaataaacaaaaattcaGTGCAGCAATGCATCATTCAAATGGAATGCGTGCATCTACTTGGCCCCTAAGACACAGTTTACTGCATCGGAGCAAGTGATATAATCAGAGTTACGACTATACAATCGTGCTCAGACAGTCTGATAGTTGAAACCACCTAGCTGATATTCAGTGGAGCTGTCTGTATTAGTTCGACTTTCCAAACCGAAAGAACCTGTTCATATTTGTTCACGTGCATGTGCAGTCCTTGATCGAGCAACTTCATGCAGGCTAGCATACTTCAAGTAGTAGCCTTTTCATGTTGTGCCCGTTTACCATCTTCCATGGAAGATGGTAAACAAGCAAAATATCAGGTT is a genomic window containing:
- the LOC116204191 gene encoding protein ALP1-like translates to MPRHGNSRRNETQPSYEEDYDNELTWIYLALENAAAEQHVPRNIPCRTSTLQGRHYIEEVLPNDTRCFENFRMNPHVFHNLCDTLRANCGIRNTRKGTTVEEMVGMFLMVVAHSTRLFVVAERFQHSKETVSRLIKVIVRGIHSLPPTYIRRRNVDVQLEIQRCRKWYPFFKNCIGAIDGTHVAATIPSSVRGAYRDRNNEIMQNILAACSHDMMFTHVVTGWEGSAHDSRILSDAATLQTFPAPYGEQYYVVDARYPNIPGYMAPYKGQRYHRSDFNDDTPPTTKKELFNQRHASVRNVIERCFGVLKSRFAILRSISNYRPSMEMHGNITMNSEILLI
- the LOC116205214 gene encoding pentatricopeptide repeat-containing protein At2g15630, mitochondrial — translated: MKPHNLKLLASQNLKSLLPGAHRRRQFSPQFSSSASQLETQGLANEITPKVLLSSVRSSQWHFIEQLAPQLTPSLISTTLSCLHKTPELALDFLSRINPQCLPDAKTLCLGAAIASRIPSPKPALQLLNRIVSSSALPVKEVFDELAVCHAQLGSKSSIVFDFLIRACCDLKRADEAMECFYMMKEKGFLPKIETCNSLLSLFLRLNRTGSAWVLYAEMFRLRIGSTVYTYNIMINVLCKEGKLKKAKEFVGTMECLGIKPNVVTYNTLIHGYCVNRRVEGALLIFNTMKCKRIEPDAYSFGSIIAGMCKVGRLEEASGFLGKMFEAELIPTAVTYNALIDGYCNKGDLQTAFRYRDEMVKKGIKPTASTFNLLIHAIFMEGKMSEADNLIKEMEEQGVLPDAITYNILINGYCRCGNASKAFKLRDEMLGKGIQPTRVTYTSLIYVLGKRDRMKEADELFKRVRKDGIAPDLVMFNALIDGHCATGGVERAFSLLEEMDEMKISPDEVTYNTLMQGLCRDGKVEEARGLIDVMKGRGIKPDFVSYNTLISAYSKRGDMKEAFRTRDEMLNIGFNPTLLTYNALIQGLCKSGEGVRAEELLKEMVSKEITPNDSTYISLIEGMKQDDDTEGNS
- the LOC116205216 gene encoding transmembrane protein 45B, whose translation is MGTFVGHLIPGFAVALLGLWHILNMAQAFFHKGPDNFKARFSYPLNIPFLNLRNLDLVLILSLSILAIITQVLDFPIVKLEFRLDNFEHATMFLHLLVYSGYALFAELTQTAESLYGVIAVLASSVFGQELFLLHFHSTDHVGIEGQYHWLLQLIVLVSFLSAITVTLSPTSFPASLVLAVSVVFQGLWFINMGFMLWVPKLVPNGCALHLGLPAHHGEPTVVCASKDADSRARALANLQFSWILSTVLVLTGILCLKLASSKGTTGKRSAEYQKLQNGSGGDLGLTLSIRSFKPDHSLGV
- the LOC116205217 gene encoding uncharacterized protein LOC116205217, producing the protein MAAAAAMTASATAFTATRMPKARVVRHIGGLNSFGGLKAHNCVASLGVSVSTQQSFANFVSSLRSSYGKAGKGGALGSTCNAAGEIFRIAAIMNGLVLIGVAVGFVLLRIEASVEEAE